The following proteins are encoded in a genomic region of bacterium:
- the ccsA gene encoding cytochrome c biogenesis protein CcsA, translated as MMNVQNMTLWLAGLTMLAAIVLYARARDARMLRLADRMVYAHLGLLSAALVLLLVAFLADQFQFAYVAHNSSLAQELFYKISAVWAGQEGTFLLWAWMVAVMAVFVIRRGGEYHRWAMVYVLATQAFLMLLLFVRSPFAPVEGGVPADGSGMNPLLKDPWMVIHPPIVFIGYAAFTIPFAYVIAALTMRSFRSLATTIFPWVAFATVTLGAGIFIGGFWAYKVLGWGGYWGWDPVENASLVPWLTGMALLHALILYRTKGQLPKTTMWLACVSYILVVYGTFLTRSGVLSDFSVHSFADAGINSYLSAFLFIVAHISFIMLLMRGRKVTGPPIPKAISSREFGLVTGVLLFCLAAAFVILGTSSPILTGLVGNPSNVAMSYYNQVSLPIGILIALVLGFSPFLLVERTQWGELFRTVIWSIIAATVVTVGAILLTTLAPLHAVLIFVSVAALASNGLAIWRFSHGHPLRMAGHLTHLGFAVMLLGIIASAAYSGEETLTLRSGETGESYGTQIQFLRAVKGETTEDGYLDLRLVRGNDTTVAHPKLYISEYSQQVMRTPHIEKGFLSDLYIAPLDHQASAHAGHGLTLTKGQTSSYGGWNLSFVRYDMSQHGEGGAMKVGAVINAEQNGTSYEIIPSMESTVSGKHSPIVRIPGTEMGLSLVGMSVEQRSVTLEIDDPTTGQMAGGESLVLSVSRKPLTSLVWAGCILITLGTGFSYWRRRVEEKLVIAHDHPASAFPGLPKGGRLKTTLPH; from the coding sequence ATGATGAATGTTCAAAACATGACGCTGTGGCTGGCCGGACTGACGATGTTGGCGGCCATCGTGCTGTACGCGCGCGCACGCGATGCGCGCATGCTGCGCCTGGCCGACCGGATGGTCTACGCGCATCTGGGTCTGTTGTCGGCGGCGCTGGTCCTGCTCCTGGTCGCCTTTCTGGCGGACCAGTTCCAGTTCGCCTACGTCGCGCACAATTCCTCGCTGGCCCAGGAGCTCTTCTATAAGATCTCCGCGGTCTGGGCGGGGCAGGAGGGGACATTCCTGCTCTGGGCCTGGATGGTCGCCGTCATGGCCGTCTTCGTCATCCGCCGCGGCGGCGAATATCATCGCTGGGCGATGGTCTATGTGCTCGCGACCCAGGCGTTCCTCATGCTCCTCCTGTTTGTCCGCTCGCCGTTCGCGCCGGTGGAGGGCGGCGTTCCGGCCGACGGCAGCGGGATGAACCCGCTTCTGAAGGATCCGTGGATGGTGATCCATCCGCCGATCGTCTTCATCGGGTATGCCGCGTTCACCATTCCCTTTGCCTACGTCATCGCCGCGCTAACGATGCGGTCGTTCAGGTCGCTGGCGACCACAATTTTCCCGTGGGTGGCCTTTGCGACCGTGACGTTGGGCGCCGGCATCTTCATTGGCGGTTTCTGGGCTTACAAGGTGCTGGGGTGGGGAGGGTACTGGGGCTGGGATCCGGTGGAGAACGCTTCGCTGGTGCCGTGGCTGACCGGCATGGCGCTTCTGCACGCCCTCATTCTCTATCGCACCAAGGGGCAGCTCCCCAAGACCACAATGTGGCTGGCCTGTGTGTCGTACATCCTGGTGGTGTATGGCACCTTCCTGACGCGGTCCGGCGTGCTGTCCGATTTTTCGGTGCACTCGTTCGCCGATGCCGGTATCAACTCGTACCTGTCGGCCTTTCTGTTCATCGTCGCGCACATCTCCTTCATCATGCTGCTGATGCGCGGCCGCAAGGTGACCGGCCCGCCCATTCCCAAAGCGATCAGTTCGCGGGAGTTCGGGCTGGTGACCGGCGTGCTGCTTTTCTGCCTGGCCGCGGCGTTTGTGATCCTCGGGACGTCGTCACCGATTCTCACTGGCCTGGTCGGGAATCCCTCGAATGTGGCGATGAGTTACTACAACCAGGTCTCGTTGCCGATCGGCATCCTCATCGCGCTGGTGCTGGGATTTTCGCCCTTCCTGCTGGTCGAACGCACCCAGTGGGGCGAACTCTTCCGGACGGTCATCTGGTCGATCATCGCTGCCACGGTGGTGACCGTTGGGGCGATTTTATTGACGACACTGGCGCCGTTGCACGCGGTTTTGATTTTCGTCTCGGTGGCGGCGCTGGCGTCCAACGGCCTGGCGATCTGGCGGTTTTCGCACGGGCATCCATTGCGGATGGCCGGGCACCTGACCCATCTCGGATTCGCGGTCATGCTGCTTGGGATCATCGCGTCGGCCGCGTATTCGGGCGAGGAGACGCTGACTTTGCGCTCGGGCGAAACGGGTGAATCCTACGGCACGCAGATTCAATTTCTCCGCGCGGTCAAAGGCGAGACCACCGAAGACGGTTATCTCGATCTTCGCCTCGTGCGCGGAAACGACACGACCGTGGCGCATCCGAAGCTCTACATCTCCGAGTATTCACAGCAAGTGATGCGCACCCCGCACATCGAGAAGGGGTTCCTTTCCGATCTCTACATCGCGCCGCTGGACCATCAGGCCTCAGCCCACGCCGGCCACGGTCTGACGCTGACCAAGGGTCAGACCTCCTCCTATGGCGGCTGGAATCTGAGCTTTGTCCGCTATGACATGTCGCAGCATGGCGAGGGCGGCGCCATGAAGGTTGGCGCGGTCATCAACGCCGAACAGAATGGCACATCCTACGAGATCATCCCGTCGATGGAGTCCACGGTGTCGGGCAAGCACTCCCCGATCGTCCGGATCCCCGGCACGGAGATGGGGCTCTCGCTGGTCGGGATGTCGGTGGAGCAGCGATCGGTCACGCTGGAGATCGATGACCCCACGACGGGGCAGATGGCCGGCGGCGAGTCGCTGGTTCTGTCGGTGTCGCGCAAACCGTTGACCAGTTTGGTCTGGGCCGGCTGCATCCTGATCACCCTCGGTACCGGCTTTTCCTACTGGCGCCGTCGGGTCGAGGAGAAACTCGTGATCGCGCACGATCATCCCGCTTCCGCGTTCCCCGGCCTCCCCAAAGGGGGCCGTCTGAAGACCACGCTGCCGCATTAG
- a CDS encoding peptidase — protein MLVAVLTCATTMTLLACSSSSTGSDDGDHIVEGINLTQLFQPPTAQEKQAVVADWAARSVAAGGAVIVNSSPVSLGGTAATVSIISHTVGGVTHFGAAIAPDNAGAASLPLVVYSHGGDEGVDVSELLTILTVALASAQDDYVYLIPSFRSEPLRYQGAVYQSTGAASPWDYDVDDALALVNSALSLVPAADPDRIGVVGFSRGACVGMLMGIRDERIDLVIEFFGPTDFYGDFAQDVFEDALTGSLRPLPGLQALNAEIIQPLKSGTMSYSDVRLAMLRRSPVYFVDRLPPTQAHHGRSDNIVPVGEAERLRDVFDDAGLTAPDYAVFLYTGGTHNPVTLLGSFERARGFLERLNAPTFAHGVD, from the coding sequence ATGCTCGTCGCCGTGCTGACCTGCGCCACGACGATGACGCTCCTGGCCTGCAGCAGTTCCTCAACGGGCAGTGACGATGGCGATCACATTGTGGAGGGCATCAACCTCACCCAGTTGTTCCAGCCGCCGACCGCGCAGGAAAAGCAGGCGGTCGTGGCCGACTGGGCGGCGCGGTCGGTGGCGGCCGGCGGCGCGGTGATTGTGAACTCTTCCCCTGTTTCGCTGGGCGGCACCGCCGCCACGGTCAGCATCATTTCGCACACCGTCGGCGGGGTCACCCACTTCGGCGCGGCGATTGCGCCTGACAATGCCGGGGCGGCATCGCTGCCACTGGTTGTCTATTCGCACGGCGGCGACGAAGGCGTGGATGTCAGCGAATTGCTCACGATCCTGACCGTCGCGCTGGCCAGCGCCCAGGATGATTACGTATACCTGATCCCATCGTTCCGTTCCGAGCCGCTGCGATACCAGGGCGCGGTCTACCAGTCGACCGGCGCCGCCAGCCCCTGGGATTACGATGTCGACGATGCCCTCGCGCTGGTCAACAGCGCCCTGTCGCTGGTTCCGGCGGCCGATCCGGACCGGATCGGCGTGGTAGGCTTCAGCCGCGGCGCATGCGTCGGGATGTTGATGGGGATTCGCGATGAGCGGATCGATTTGGTAATCGAGTTCTTCGGCCCGACCGACTTCTACGGCGACTTCGCGCAGGATGTCTTCGAGGATGCGCTCACCGGCTCATTGCGTCCGTTGCCCGGGCTGCAGGCCTTGAACGCCGAGATCATCCAGCCGCTGAAGAGTGGCACGATGAGTTACAGCGACGTCCGGCTGGCGATGCTGCGCCGCTCGCCGGTTTACTTTGTCGACCGGCTGCCGCCGACCCAGGCGCATCATGGCCGATCCGACAACATCGTGCCGGTCGGCGAGGCCGAGCGTCTGCGGGACGTCTTCGACGATGCCGGTCTGACAGCCCCCGATTACGCCGTCTTCCTCTACACCGGCGGCACACACAATCCGGTCACATTGCTGGGCAGTTTCGAGCGGGCGCGGGGATTTCTCGAGCGGCTCAATGCGCCAACGTTCGCCCATGGAGTGGATTGA
- a CDS encoding cytochrome c3 family protein — MLKTADPIDLCLTCHDNQPGIPDVVGTDINGLAARSAGYFADIGERNPRGHSLERGLKTEDYELCLRCHFGGELATASVTCIDCHNPHGNGRPRNLQWASYPGGEPQFGLLQSGPAAGLARYEEANVAYGTANSDLLREVSNMCLDCHHVYSGESYIDPDGDGWHNRHPSYDSERGSTNSIAQGAARGTTDPSHWEAGSGAGFNGTSRLKWVGINATDFVTATQVQATTNGVFCLSCHQAHGNGHAFALRWDPTTTPDGLGCEQCHNRTEL; from the coding sequence TTGCTGAAGACGGCGGATCCGATCGACCTGTGCCTGACATGCCACGACAACCAGCCCGGGATCCCCGATGTCGTCGGCACGGACATCAATGGCCTGGCGGCCCGTTCGGCGGGCTACTTCGCTGACATCGGAGAACGCAATCCCCGCGGGCATTCGTTGGAGCGCGGTCTGAAGACGGAAGATTACGAACTTTGCCTCCGTTGCCATTTCGGCGGGGAACTGGCCACCGCCTCGGTCACCTGCATCGACTGCCACAATCCGCACGGCAACGGCCGCCCGCGCAATCTGCAGTGGGCGTCCTACCCGGGCGGCGAGCCGCAGTTCGGGCTTCTGCAATCGGGGCCGGCCGCGGGTCTGGCGCGTTACGAGGAGGCGAATGTCGCCTACGGGACCGCCAATTCCGACCTGTTGCGCGAAGTCTCCAACATGTGCCTGGATTGCCACCATGTCTACAGCGGCGAGTCCTACATCGATCCCGACGGCGACGGATGGCACAATCGCCATCCTTCCTACGACAGCGAGCGCGGGTCGACCAACTCCATCGCTCAGGGCGCGGCGCGGGGCACTACCGACCCGTCGCACTGGGAAGCGGGGTCAGGCGCCGGATTCAACGGCACGTCGCGGCTGAAGTGGGTTGGCATCAACGCCACCGACTTTGTCACGGCCACGCAGGTCCAGGCGACGACCAACGGCGTGTTCTGCCTGAGCTGCCACCAGGCCCACGGGAATGGCCACGCGTTTGCCCTCCGTTGGGATCCGACGACCACTCCGGATGGCCTCGGTTGCGAGCAGTGTCATAATCGGACCGAATTGTAG
- a CDS encoding GNAT family N-acetyltransferase, which yields MAEHDEIQVRIVPAQVIYPLRHKVLRPGRPFADCIWAQDDEPTTAHFAAFRHGEVVGVASMAICPRADDPPNTWRLRGMATDPARQGQGIGALVLSACIEHVRAKDGALIWCNARTRAVPFYRKHGFVTVGDEFEIPGVGPHYVMVRQPV from the coding sequence ATGGCAGAGCACGATGAGATTCAGGTCCGGATCGTTCCCGCGCAGGTCATCTATCCACTGCGCCACAAGGTCCTGCGTCCCGGCCGTCCCTTCGCCGACTGCATCTGGGCGCAGGACGATGAGCCCACCACCGCGCACTTCGCCGCCTTCCGCCATGGCGAAGTCGTCGGTGTGGCCTCCATGGCGATTTGCCCGCGCGCGGATGATCCGCCCAACACCTGGCGGCTGCGCGGCATGGCCACCGACCCGGCGCGGCAGGGGCAAGGCATCGGGGCGCTGGTGCTTTCCGCCTGCATCGAACATGTGCGCGCCAAGGACGGCGCGCTCATCTGGTGCAACGCCCGCACCCGCGCGGTGCCTTTCTACCGCAAACACGGATTCGTCACGGTCGGAGACGAGTTTGAGATACCCGGCGTCGGCCCGCACTACGTCATGGTACGGCAGCCGGTCTAG